One stretch of Podospora pseudoanserina strain CBS 124.78 chromosome 4, whole genome shotgun sequence DNA includes these proteins:
- a CDS encoding hypothetical protein (BUSCO:EOG09263H0Y; COG:S; EggNog:ENOG503NTVI; antiSMASH:Cluster_8) has protein sequence MATIVGEGPDENSFTPSTANGPSAVELAHHKLSQSISHLPSPILTPSDPRPDPTTEEQLVYERVTTSPTRGVPTPEPSEESQNDVEPSAELSSSEGNSHDAKPEILNQTTVAVPKTRSRSNTKTSNPGGGVRRLSASKMQELTAAPESLPVAAVPERRLADQPLSAGIAETISRTAVADRHEFPRVDGLDTRQDAGNARPTFQARPNLGGRTLSTPPMSRRKSTSQPPAQSPSSNRRNSFQPPPRPAPLDLEGKGNHASETSKQPAPRRGEAAEDIPPSPVPPSVPLPPMSVPTLLQLELAGQRPSPLYIHHSYTTDIPYESSAVKFERLKNVMMLPWFLERTIIFGALACLDAWLWTFTILPMRFCLSLSILVQWWCHVLQKEARWLVGFVWYGLGRMWERGRRGRSTSKTNHHDLGQMDESRSRSRARDVGDGVGGQSSGVSAAAGEPTSRRRETSRTHSGGSVPLSKRPSNRPPRTFRHRRTKSSPSNLTSYNKADLLQGAIIICSSVALMNLDASRMYHFIRAQSAIKLYAIYNLLEVGDRLMSALGQDVLECLFSAETLSRNSSGRSKVMLPLGMFLGALVYNILHSVILFYQVIALNVAVNSYSNALMTLLLSNQFVEIKSSVFKRFEKENTFQLACADIVERFQLWIMLVIIAMRNIVEVGGFWVPGAGGDDGGPIGFPLHTSSILPASFTIMPSWLWSGEVLSPFFVVIGSEMVVDWVKHAFVNKFNNIKPTFYSRILDILCKDYYTNAFVTPSLTRRLGLPVMPLSCLFIRAFVQIYNMFLATHLPTPLPPSTQTALSVDSAAPSPAMVAALDRLDNLIRNALGRAVYGSPYPDLVSSPDNATSEQVAAAAQAGMGTKLWMRWQFTSDDIIAGLTMVVVFLLVFLLLLIIKMLLGMVLLRYSRDRYAKMKMKEHAIAIGKQERESFDAKGRRVGGYGNVEVGDDRRRWIFADDPEGLRKVQERDKRNRDKEEREKEKDFSGVVRYEMVARRIW, from the exons ATGGCGACCATAGTCGGCGAGGGGCCTGACGAGAACTCCTTCACCCCTTCTACGGCCAACGGCCCCAGCGCTGTCGAGCTTGCCCACCACAAGCTGTCTCAATCTATCAGCCATCTCCCATCACCAATACTGACACCGAGCGATCCACGTCCAGACCCGACAACCGAAGAACAACTTGTTTACGAGCGCGTAACTACAAGCCCAACGAGAGGTGTCCCGACACCAGAACCCTCGGAGGAAAGCCAAAACGATGTCGAGCCCTCAGCGGAGCTATCCTCCTCTGAAGGGAACAGCCACGATGCAAAGCCCGAAATTCTGAACCAGACGACCGTCGCCGTCCCCAAGACACGAAGTCGGTCAAACACAAAAACAAGCAACccgggcggtggtgtgagGCGACTGTCAGCCTCCAAAATGCAAGAGCTGACTGCAGCCCCCGAATCCCTCCCAGTGGCTGCCGTGCCAGAGCGCAGGCTAGCAGATCAACCGTTGAGCGCGGGCATCGCCGAGACCATCAGCCGGACCGCTGTGGCCGATCGTCACGAGTTTCCACGGGTGGACGGCTTGGATACTCGACAGGATGCGGGAAACGCACGACCAACCTTTCAGGCACGCCCGAATCTGGGTGGAAGGACGTTGTCTACGCCGCCAATGAGCAGACGAAAGTCGACGAGTCAACCTCCTGCGCAGTCGCCCTCCTCGAATCGGCGCAATTCTTTtcaaccgcctcctcggccggccCCTCTTGATCTCGAAGGCAAGGGAAATCACGCTTCGGAAACGTCTAAACAGCCGGCACCTAGGAGGGGTGAGGCCGCGGAAGACatccctccttcacctgtACCGCCATCGGTACCGCTGCCGCCAATGTCGGTCCCTACGCTTCTTCAGCTGGAATTGGCAGGTCAGCGGCCCAGTCCGTTGTACATTCACCACTCTTACACTACCGATATACCCTACGAATCTAGTGCGGTCAAGTTTGAGCGTCTCAAAAACGTCATGATGCTCCCGTGGTTTCTGGAAAGAACCATCATCTTTGGGGCGCTGGCTTGCTTGGATGCTTGGCTTTGGACATTTACAATTCTGCCAATGCGATTTTGTCTTTCACTTTCTATCTTGGTTCAGTGGTGGTGCCATGTCCTACAGAAAGAAGCAAGGTGGCTGGTCGGTTTTGTCTGGTACGGGCTTGGACGCATGTGGGAGAGAGGACGGCGCGGCAGGTCTACGTCCAAGACCAACCACCATGATTTGGGCCAAATGGATGAGTCTAGGAGCCGTAGCAGGGCACGCGATGTAGGGGATGGCGTCGGGGGCCAGTCCTCTGGggtctctgctgctgccggcgaGCCAACCTCTCGTCGCCGTGAGACCTCTCGGACACACAGCGGCGGTTCGGTTCCGTTGTCTAAGCGACCAAGCAACCGGCCGCCGAGGACCTTTCGACATCGACGAACCAAGTCAAGCCCATCGAATCTGACGTCGTACAACAAGGCCGATCTTTTGCAAGGTGCCATCATTATTTGCAGCTCCGTTGCCCTGATGAACCTAGACGCTAGCCGGATGTACCACTTCATCCGTGCACAGTCCGCCATCAAACTATACGCCATCTACAACCTGCTCGAAGTAGGAGACCGGCTCATGTCGGCTCTTGGTCAGGACGTTTTGGAGTGCTTGTTTAGTGCCGAGACGCTGTCTAGGAATAGCTCTGGCCGCTCCAAGGTTATGCTTCCGCTGGGTATGTTTCTAGGTGCCCTTGTGTACAACATTTTACACTCTGTCATTCTGTTCTACCAGGTCATTGCGCTAAATGTTGCTGTCAACTCGTACTCGAATGCGCTGATGACGCTGCTCTTGTCGAATCAGTTCGTGGAGATCAAGAGCTCCGTCTTTAAACGCTTCGAAAAGGAGAACACGTTTCAGCTAGCCTGCGCCGACATTGTGGAGCGTTTTCAGCTCTGGATCATGCTCGTCATTATCGCCATGCGCAACATTGTGGAAGTGGGAGGATTCTGGGTTCCGGGCGCGGGCGGCGACGATGGCGGCCCGATCGGCTTTCCGCTTCACACCTCATCGATACTCCCGGCTAGCTTCACCATCATGCCGTCGTGGCTCTGGTCTGGCGAGGTTTTGTCTCCCTTTTTTGTCGTGATTGGCAGTGAAATGGTTGTGGACTGGGTCAAGCACGCTTTCGTGAATAaattcaacaacatcaaaccGACGTTTTACAGTCGAATTCTTGATATTCTCTGCAAGGATTACTACACTAAT GCCTTCGTAACCCCCTCACTAACTcgccgccttggccttccTGTTATGCCCTTATCCTGCCTCTTTATTAGGGCGTTTGTGCAGATCTACAACATGTTCCTAGCCACGCACCTGCCAACGCCTTTGCCGCCATCAACACAGACGGCCTTGTCGGTGGACTCGGCCGCCCCATCCCCAGCCATGGTGGCTGCCCTGGACAGGCTGGACAATCTCATCCGCAACGCCCTCGGCCGGGCGGTTTACGGTTCGCCCTACCCCGATCTCGTTTCCTCCCCAGACAATGCCACATCAGAACAGGTAGCCGCTGCGGCGCAGGCGGGAATGGGCACCAAGCTTTGGATGAGGTGGCAGTTCACCTCGGATGACATCATCGCCGGCTTGACCatggttgttgttttcctGCTCgtctttttgttgctgttgattATCAAGATGCTGCTGGGCatggtgctgctgcggtACTCGAGAGACCGGTAcgccaagatgaagatgaaggagcaTGCCATCGCCATTGGCAAACAAGAACGCGAGAGCTTTGACGCCAAGGGCAGACGGGTTGGCGGCTATGGAAACGTGGAAGTCGGGGATgacaggaggaggtggatctTTGCTGACGACCCAGAAGGGCTGCGCAAAGTGCAGGAGCGAGACAAGAGAAATCGGGacaaggaagagagggaaaaggaaaaggattTCAGCGGCGTCGTGAGGTATGAGATGGTCGCTCGGAGGATATGGTAG
- a CDS encoding hypothetical protein (EggNog:ENOG503PR3N; antiSMASH:Cluster_8) — protein sequence MSDIIESLKDVVDPSRREQATTETYDPHTRGPYPDHKPATDNNPGSLAAPEASQPALEKADPARKEQADLSETGAKEKETK from the exons ATGTCCGACATCATCGAGTCCCTTAAAGACGTCGTCGATCCTTCTCGGCGTGAACAGGCAACCACCGAGACATATGATCCTCACACCCGCGGGCCATATCCTGACCACAAGCCCGCAACCGACAACAATCCGGGGTCTCTTGCGGCACCTGAAGCATCCCAGCCTGCCTTGGAGAAAGCAGACCCAGCGCGGAAGGAACAGGCTGATTTGAGTGAGACGGGCGCtaaagagaaagagacaaAG TAA
- a CDS encoding hypothetical protein (antiSMASH:Cluster_8; EggNog:ENOG503P846) has protein sequence MWSILHLVVISAAFRCISASTDTATKPAHPLLNITALSSRDGYSVLECWQLASLPVDAMQAANYVVGGQTTKAVWSRIEPHTYIGEAWAPHAQLSIILNGLIRITSPAPRPTDGLGKGLLNDSVMMSIGHGEGDMGVVGEDQEYKKPETKTAYILPGTLRSSMLIAADLKSISTLAGHYTEFPSDEPTLLVQIPFDGDVVPEHIVLYEGGCH, from the exons ATGTGGTCCATTCTTCATCTGGTTGTTATATCAGCTGCTTTCCGGTGCATTAGTGCATCTACTGACACGGCCACCAAACCAGCCCATCCTCTTCTGAACATCACGGCATTGTCATCCCGTGACGGGTATTCGGTCCTGGAATGCTGGCAACTGGCCTCACTTCCAGTCGACGCAATGCAGGCGGCCAATTACGTTGTTGGGGGGCAAACGACAAAGGCAGTTTGGTCACGCATTGAACCTCATACTTACATTGGTGAGGCATGGGCACCACACGCACA ACTCTCCATAATACTGAACGGACTTATCAGAATCACATCGCCGGCTCCGAGACCGACTGATGGACTTGGAAAAGGTCTGCTGAACGATTCCGTCATGATGTCAATTGGCCACGGCGAAGGCGACATGGGAGTAGTGGGAGAAGACCAGGAATACAAAAAACCAGAAACCAAAACCGCCTACATCCTCCCAGGAACTCTCAGGTCGTCTATGCTCATCGCAGCAGATTTGAAGAGCATCAGTACCCTAGCGGGCCATTATACAGAATTCCCGAGCGATGAGCCTACTCTGCTAGTGCAGATCCCTTTTGATGGGGATGTAGTACCCGAGCACATCGTCTTGTATGAGGGCGGTTGTCACTAG
- a CDS encoding hypothetical protein (EggNog:ENOG503P014; COG:E; antiSMASH:Cluster_8) has translation MPETNGTQLTEEEIKSFGPLAKALEERRAAGPKVTTAYPSGPPQGMQAYLGPSMFQPHRARQAIRDAHEKKIPPLIGFYAGLSSIPLMRYMAPFGFDVVWIDWEHTSCNVETMTSLVHDAIFMSQGKTIPFVRVPGHDHAAIGFALDAGASIVIPQLETVEEAKHVMSSSKFGTKNRGTRSAPPFRLIPTLTDQGYDGARDVWQNWNDQAAVMVQIESLAGINNLDAILTECPDIDVVWLGALDCRISMNLPANFGMGSEPEWLEAKEKFYATLKKHNKPLAGFCFAPGDALTEAAQEHSMILHGADVTKLLELQQELANAREAVKGVVKQ, from the exons ATGCCTGAAACCAACGGCACACAActtaccgaggaggagatcaagagcTTTGGCCCGCTGGCCAAGGCGCTCGAAGAGCGCCGAGCTGCTGGTCCTAAGGTGACAACTGCTTACCCGTCCGGCCCTCCTCAAGGCATGCAAGCCTACCTCGGACCTTCCATGTTCCAGCCACACCGGGCCCGTCAAGCCATACGAGATGCCCACGAGAAGAAGATCCCACCTCTTATCGGCTTCTACGCAGGCCTATCTTCGATTCCGCTCATGCGTTACATGGCTCCCTTTGGGTTTGATGTGGTGTGGATTGACTGGGAGCACACTTCCTGCAACGTCGAGACCATGACGTCTCTTGTCCACGACGCCATCTTCATGAGCCAGGGCAAAACCATCCCATTCGTTCGGGTTCCCGGCCACGACCACGCTGCCATTGGCTTTGCCCTCGATGCCGGCGCCAGCATTGTCATCCCTCAGTTGGAGACGGTTGAAGAGGCAAAGCATGTCATGAGCAGCTCCAAGTTCGGAACCAAGAACAGGGGCACAAGATCAGCGCCACCCTTTCGATTGATTCCTACCCTCACCGATCAGGGCTACGACGGTGCGAGAGATGTTTGGCAGAATTG GAACGACCAAGCGGCGGTCATGGTTCAAATTGAATCCCTTGCCGgcatcaacaaccttgacgccatcctcaccgAGTGCCCCGATATTGATGTCGTGTGGCTCGGAGCGCTCGACTGCCGCATCAGTATGAATCTGCCTGCAAACTTTGGAATGGGCAGTGAGCCCGAATGGTTGGAGGCAAAGGAGAAATTCTACGCAACATTGAAGAAGCACAACAAGCCCCTCGCGGGCTTCTGCTTTGCACCTGGCGATGCCCTGACCGAAGCAGCTCAGGAGCATAGCATGATTCTTCACGGCGCAGATGTCACGAAGCTTCTTGAACTTCAGCAGGAGTTGGCGAACGCCAGGGAGGCTGTAAAGGGGGTTGTAAAGCAGTAG
- a CDS encoding hypothetical protein (EggNog:ENOG503NXVM; antiSMASH:Cluster_8; COG:K), with translation MQPQPALKSTYKAPPLPPGWTEHKAPTGHTYYYNAETKESTYKRPVTAAALPTAPSANPASSFWQHQAVPQINLSDPNVANAFMSQYGQPQHQPGQQRGGRGPGGRGGSHARPKPQPIDKPRSKVAIPGHEPWILVYTKYGRRFAYNSAKNASYWRIPEKLMPAILELDKARIRQKAEGKALDTLQGSEGPPEKTDGLEEQEKDYDSSEYEEVEVTDDEDGGDGHATKRQRTEDPDQSENNGPVEFTEEDIAAQLAAMGADYGEDYEMGQDYDDYDHGEAAPQLSDDDARELFKDMLSDFNINPYSPWDTLIEQGRIVDDPRYTVLPTTKARKEVWEEWSRLTIQELKELRQKQEKKDPRIAYFALLQDKATPKLYWAEFKRKYKREDAMKDIKVADKDREKWYREYISRLKLPQSTLKSDLKKLLESVPVSQLNNRSSASSLPPAVLTDLRYWSLDTKSRDEFVEGYIAGLGPPPDSGAEQAAGEDEATKKAKEERRKRERALQDRERAVQEEKHRQEKKLQFERARLREEERELERAMQVGKKGLQSQLTPQEGERFI, from the coding sequence ATGCAGCCGCAGCCAGCGCTCAAGTCGACCTACAAggcgcctcctctcccgccaggTTGGACTGAGCACAAAGCCCCAACGGGGCACACGTACTATTACAATGCCGAAACCAAAGAGTCCACCTACAAGCGGCCtgtcacagcagcagcccttCCAACCGCGCCGTCCGCTAACCCGGCATCGAGCTTTTGGCAACACCAAGCCGTACCCCAGATAAACCTCTCCGATCCCAATGTCGCCAATGCCTTCATGTCACAGTATGGTCAGCCACAGCACCAGCCAGGGCAACAGCGTGGTGGGCGTGGGCcgggaggccgaggcggtTCCCACGCGCGACCAAAACCACAGCCCATCGACAAGCCGCGATCAAAGGTGGCTATTCCCGGCCATGAACCATGGATCCTCGTGTACACCAAATACGGCCGCCGATTTGCCTACAACTCGGCCAAAAATGCCAGTTACTGGCGAATTCCCGAGAAGCTCATGCCCGCCATTCTTGAGCTCGACAAGGCGCGCATTCGCCAAAAGGCAGAGGGCAAAGCTTTGGATACGCTTCAAGGCTCTGAAGGCCCGCCGGAAAAAACAGACGGCCTTGAAGAACAAGAGAAGGACTACGACAGTTCTGAATACGAAGAAGTCGAAGTgaccgacgacgaggatggcggcgatggccACGCCACGAAGCGCCAACGAACCGAGGATCCCGACCAAAGCGAAAACAACGGGCCGGTCGAGTTTACCGAGGAAGATATCGCTGCGCAGTTGGCCGCCATGGGTGCTGACTATGGAGAAGACTACGAGATGGGCCAAGACTACGACGATTATGACCATGGCGAGGCGGCCCCCCAGCTatccgacgacgacgcccGCGAGCTTTTCAAAGACATGCTGTCCGACTTCAACATAAATCCCTACAGCCCTTGGGATACCTTGATAGAGCAGGGCAGGATCGTAGACGACCCCCGGTACACAGTCTTGCCCACCACAAAAGCCCGCAAGGAGGTCTGGGAGGAGTGGTCCAGACTCACGATtcaggagctcaaggagctgCGACAAAagcaagagaaaaaggacCCCCGTATCGCCTACTTCGCCCTGCTGCAGGACAAGGCCACGCCAAAGCTCTACTGGGCCGAGTTCAAACGAAAATATAAGCGGGAGGACGCCATGAAGGATATCAAAGTGGCTGACAAGGATAGGGAAAAGTGGTACCGGGAATACATCTCGCGGCTCAAACTTCCCCAGTCCACGCTGAAATCCGACCTCAAGAAACTGCTCGAATCGGTTCCCGTGTCGCAGCTCAACAACCGgtcttccgcctcctccttacCACCCGCCGTCTTGACGGATCTTCGGTACTGGTCCCTCGATACAAAGTCCAGAGATGAATTCGTGGAGGGTTACATTGCTGGGCTGGGGCCTCCCCCTGACTCGGGTGCAGAGCAAGcggcgggagaggatgaggcgacgaaaaaggccaaggaagAAAGACGCAAACGGGAAAGGGCGCTTCAGGACAGGGAGCGGGCGGTGCAGGAAGAAAAGCACAGGCAGGAAAAGAAGCTCCAGTTTGAGCGTGCCAGGCTGAGGGAAGAAGAACGGGAGCTTGAAAGGGCCATGCAGGTGGGCAAAAAGGGGCTACAGAGCCAGCTTACGCCACAAGAGGGGGAGCGGTTCATTTGA